Within the bacterium genome, the region GGGCGCTCACCCTGATGCGCGAGAAGCTCGGCCTCTCGCCGGAGGTTCTGGCGAAGTTGAAGGTTGAAGAGGTTGATACGGGCTACGGTGTGATTGACTCGGAACGCTGCCGGGAGCTGCGTCTGCCGGAATCCGTCCGCCTGGCGCTGGCTGGTTACCTGAATGTTCGGCAAAACCTGGCGCCGAAGACCGACCGGTTGTTCCTCAACGGTAACGGTGGTCCGCTATACGCGCGGGACATCGGGGCGGCGATTGCCGGTTATGAAAAGGGGTGCGCGCTGCGGGCGCGGGACGCGGCGCTTTTAGAGCTTTTATACGGCGCGGGCCTGCGGGTGTCCGAGGCGGCGGGCGTGACGGCGGGGGACTTCGACCTCGGGCGGGGGCTGGTAACCGTGCGGGGGAAGGGGAATAAGGAGCGGATCGTCCCCTGCGGTGAGACGGCGGCGGCGGCGATTTCCGCGTACCTCGAACTGCGGGAACGATTATCCCCGAAAACGGACCGGCTTTTTCTGAATCGCAACGGTGGGCCGTTCACCGACCGCTCCGTGGACCGCCTGGTAAAAATGTACGCCGAGCGGGCGGACATCGGGCGCGCCGTCTCGCCCCACTCCCTGCGGCACAGCTTCGCCACGCATCT harbors:
- a CDS encoding tyrosine-type recombinase/integrase, encoding MDDRPLSELMEEYLAEIAGLRGFSAHTLRAYRGELEAFIAYLTAFGAPVTLGRFVALELRIYLTQRRGEGDSDATLARRRAALGSFGRWLVKRGYLGGNPAKLLPRGKGLFRPLPGVLSVEEAVRLVEAPRGPLPLEERDRALTLMREKLGLSPEVLAKLKVEEVDTGYGVIDSERCRELRLPESVRLALAGYLNVRQNLAPKTDRLFLNGNGGPLYARDIGAAIAGYEKGCALRARDAALLELLYGAGLRVSEAAGVTAGDFDLGRGLVTVRGKGNKERIVPCGETAAAAISAYLELRERLSPKTDRLFLNRNGGPFTDRSVDRLVKMYAERADIGRAVSPHSLRHSFATHLLEAGVDLRLIQEMLGHASLDTTAIYARVAVEQWRDVYDRAHPRARLQQRLL